One window of the Xenopus tropicalis strain Nigerian chromosome 10, UCB_Xtro_10.0, whole genome shotgun sequence genome contains the following:
- the wnt9b gene encoding protein Wnt-9b precursor, with protein sequence MPAGPHPCLAALCLHLLLATQLLQPSEAYFGLTSKESLSLFTSPAPVISSTHSRPHLKQCDLLPLTRRQRRLCRKEPGLAEALREAVRLGVVECQFQLRSERWNCSLQERGNLLKRGFKETAFMYAISAASLTHSLAKACSGGRMERCTCDDSQGLESQQAWQWGVCGDNLRHSTRFLQNFLRQKKGGRDARAKMDLHNSNAGIKAVKSGLKTTCKCHGVSGSCAVRTCWKQLSPFHETGALLKAKYENAIKIHGASNEAVGGHESLGHTFGGRHARSTDFLYLEESPNFCRPSRFSPGTAGRTCLRENTCDSLCCGRGYNIQTRMVTFSCHCQVHWCCHVECQKCVQQQETYTCKH encoded by the exons ATGCCTGCCGGCCCTCACCCCTGCCTGGCCGCCCTCTGCCTCCATCTCCTGCTGGCCACTCAGCTCCTGCAGCCATCGGAAGCCTATTTCGG TCTGACAAGCAAGGAGTCTCTCTCGCTCTTCACCTCCCCAGCCCCTGTAATCAGCAGCACCCACAGCCGACCCCACCTTAAACAGTGCGACCTGCTGCCCCTAACCCGGCGGCAGAGACGGCTGTGCCGCAAGGAGCCCGGGCTGGCCGAGGCGCTGAGGGAAGCCGTGCGTCTGGGAGTAGTAGAGTGTCAGTTCCAGCTGCGAAGTGAGCGTTGGAACTGCAGTCTGCAGGAAAGGGGGAATCTCCTAAAACGAG GATTTAAAGAGACAGCGTTCATGTATGCCATTTCAGCTGCCTCCCTCACCCATTCTCTAGCGAAGGCCTGCAGTGGGGGTAGAATGGAGCGATGTACCTGTGATGACTCTCAGGGCCTGGAGAGCCAGCAAGCTTGGCAGTGGGGTGTTTGTGGGGACAACCTCCGGCACAGCACTCGTTTCCTTCAGAACTTTCTAAGACAGAAGAAAGGAGGCAGAGACGCAAGGGCCAAAATGGATCTGCATAATAGCAACGCTGGCATAAAA GCTGTAAAGAGTGGATTAAAGACCACATGTAAATGCCACGGGGTGTCCGGTTCCTGTGCTGTCCGCACGTGTTGGAAGCAACTCTCACCTTTCCATGAAACAGGAGCTCTGCTGAAGGCCAAGTACGAAAATGCCATAAAGATCCATGGGGCCTCTAATGAGGCAGTGGGAGGCCATGAGAGCCTGGGACACACATTTGGTGGTCGCCACGCCCGCTCTACTGACTTCTTGTATCTGGAGGAGTCCCCCAACTTCTGCAGGCCAAGCCGCTTCTCTCCCGGCACGGCGGGACGGACATGCTTGCGAGAAAACACTTGCGACAGCCTGTGCTGCGGCCGAGGATACAACATCCAAACTCGGATGGTCACTTTTTCCTGCCACTGCCAAGTGCACTGGTGCTGCCATGTAGAGTGCCAAAAGTGTGTTCAGCAACAGGAGACGTATACATGCAAACACTGA